Part of the Gemmatimonadales bacterium genome, CCAGGTGGGCCTGCTGCTGCGCGAGGAGCTACGCCGGCGCGGCATCGGCGTCATCATGACCCGCACCACCGACACCCTGATCGCCTTGGGAGACCGGGGCGGCTACTGCAGCGAGGCCTGCGACGTGTTCGTCAGCCTCCACGTGAACTCGCTGGCGCGCCGGCCCGGCTATACCGACGTGCGCGGCTACGAGACCTTCTTCCTGGCCGAAGCCAAGACCGAGGACGCCGCCCGGGTGGCCAAGATGGAGAACGATGCCGTGCGCTTCGAGGCCGACCCGAGTGAGATCGGTACGGTCGGCGGCCTCGACTTCATTCTCAAGGACCTGCAGCAGAACGAGCATCTCCGCGAATCCGCTCGGATGGCCGAGCTGGTACAGCGCGGGCTCGGCACCGTGCACACCGGTGAAAGCCGGGGGGTCAAGCAGGCTGGGTTCATGGTCCTGACCACCGCACGTCGGCCCGCCATTCTGGTCGAGATGGGATACAGCACCAATCCCCAGGACGGGCGCTTCCTGACGGCGCGCTCCAGCCAGAAGGCCCTCGCGTCGGCCGTGGCCGATGCCATCGTCGAGTACCTGCACGAATACGAGCGAAAGACGGAGACCTCGGCCGACTCGGGGACCCGCCGATGAGGTCGCTATCGAAGTGCTGTGGCCTGCTGGCCGTTCTGCTGCTGGGCGGCTGCGTCTACTACAACGGGATGTATAACGCCAATCGGCTGGCCCGCTCGGCTCGAAAAGCCGAGCGCGACGGGCGCACCTTCGAAGCCACCAACCTCTGGGGCCAGGTGGTCATCCGCGCCGAGTCGGTCTCGGTCCGCCACCCGGACAGCAAGTACGCCAACCAGGCGGCCGTCTTGCGCGGCGTGGCCCTCGCCCGATTGGGCCAGTGCGGCCCGGCCGTTTCTCCGCTGGGTCATGCGGCCCTGCTTGCCCCGGGAACCCAGCTGGCCGAAGAGGGAATCCTCGCGCTCGGGCGCTGCACTCTGGAGGCGGGTGATGCCAACGCGGCCGATCTGGCGTTCATCCGCGTGATCGACAGCCGGGATCCGGTGCGGAGGCGGGAGGCCCGTCTGCAGCATGCCCGGGTGCTCCGGCTGGCGGGCCGCTATCAGGAGGCCGTGACGCTCTTCCAGGAGTCCGCCGACCCTCGGGCGCAGGAAGACCTGTTCCTCGCGCTGGCGGGCGCGGGCCGCAAGGCCGAGGCGTTTGCAGTGGTCGATACGCTGATCTCGCGGGCCGATTCGACCCGGTCCTGGGATGACTTGGTGGCGGCCCTGGCAGGACAGAGTCCTGGAGATGCTTCGAGGCTGGTCGACCGGCTGATCGAGAAACGGCCACCCGCGCCGGAGTTGCGGGCGCGCTGGCTGCTGGATGATGCCGAGCGACTCACCCTCACCGACTCCGCCCGAGCTACTCGGCGCCTGCAGGAGGCCGTCCAGGTTGGCGGCAACACGGTGGATGCCCGCCGAGCCAGGCTGCGGCTGATGCGGCGCTCGCTCGCGCGGGTCCGGTCCGCGGCCGAGCTCGGACCAGTGAGTGACTCGCTCCAAGCGCTGAGCCAGAGCAGTGGTCTGGCTGTAGAGGAGGCCGCCCCGCTTCACCTTGCCGTCGATCGCGTTCGTGGCGTGGCGGACTCCGCCGATGTTGCCGCTCCCCAAGAGGACCTGCGCCTCTTCCTGGTGGCCGAGGTCGCCCGGGACTCGCTCGGGGCACCGATGCTCGCCGCGACTCTCTTCCGCCGCATTGTGGAGGGCGTGCCCAACTCGCCCTACGCTCCGAAGGCGCTCCTGGCGGCGCAGCAGCTGGACTCGTCCTGGGCCGACACCGCGCGCACGCTTCTCTCCGAGCGCTACGCCGCCAGTCCGTACGCCGCACTGGTCCGAGGCGAGGAAGCGCCGGCCTACCAACTGCTGGAAGACTCGCTCCGCAGCTTCGCGGCCGCTGAGGCTGCCCCTCGTCGCACCGGCCAGGTCCGGGGTCGGCAGCCGGGCGGCGAACAGGCGCCCTCGGTGACACCGCAGCGGCGGCCGGGCGCCCTCGACAGCGTGGCCACTCCGGGCCGGCCGGGGCGGCCGCGCCGGCCCGAGCCGTGACGGTCGCCGCCGGCGATCTTTCCCGGACGCTGCTCGGCCGCCGCTTTCAGAATCCGATCATTCTCGCCGCCGGTACGGCCGGCTTCGGCCGCGAGCTGGATGGCGTCCTCGATCTCGACCGACTCGGTGGCCTGGTCACCAAGGCGGTCTCGCTCGAGCCTCGGCACGGCAACCCTCCTCCCCGGGTGGCGGAGTTCCGGGGCGGGATGCTCAACTCTGTCGGTCTGGCGAATCCCGGGCTGGAGCGGGTCCGCTCGGAGCACCTCCCGTGGCTCGCGTCGCGCCTGTCGCGAGCCCAGGTGCTGGTCAACGTGGTGGGCTTCACCGTCGAAGAGTACGCGGCCGTGGTGAGCGGACTCGACGGCGCGCCCGGGCTGTCCGGGTTCGAGCTGAATCTGTCGTGTCCCAATACCAGCGCGGGCGGCATCGAGTTCGGGGCAGACCCGCAGTGTGTCCGCCGCATCGTCGCCCTCTGCCGCACGCGCACCGAGTTACCCCTCGTGGCCAAGCTGTCGCCCGTCCTGCCCGACATTCCGGCGATGGCGCTGGTGGCCCGGGACGCCGGGGCAGACGCGGTCTCGGTGGTGAACACCATTCCCGGCCTCCTCCTTGCAGGGGACGGGGCGCGCCGCCTGGGGAACGGGTACGGAGGAGTCAGCGGCCCGGTACTGCTGCCGGTCGGCCTTCTCGCGGTGGCGCGGGTGGTGGAGCGGACCGATGGTATGCCGGTAATCGGAGTGGGCGGCGTCCGCTCGGCGGCCGACGTCAGGCAGTACCTCGGCGTGGGCGCGTCACTGGTGGGGTTGGGCACCGCCGCCTTGGCCGATCCTCGACTCCCGGAACGGATCCTCGCAGAGCTGGAGCGTCATGATGGCTGAGGTGATCATCGCCCTGGATCTGCCGAGCGGCGCGGAGGCCCTTCGGTTGCTCGATCGGGTGCCGGAAGCCCGGTGGGTCAAGGTCGGGTCCATCCTCATGACGCGGGAGGGTCCCGATCTGGTTCGCACACTGGTGCGGCGCGGGCTCAGTGTCTTTCTGGATCTCAAATGGCACGACATCCCCAACACGGTGAGCGAGGCAGTCGGCGCGGCGCGGGAGCTCGGCGTGGCTCTGGCGACGGTGCATACCCTCGGCGGCGCCAGGATGATGGCGGCGGCGGTCGCAAGCGCCGGAGCCGATCTCAAGTTGATCGGCGTCACGGTGCTCACCTCCCATGACGCGACATCGTACGCACGAGCGATCGGCCGGCCCGAGATGGACCTCCTGGCGGAGGTGGAGCGACAGTCGGTGGAGGCGCTCGAGGCCGGCCTCGCCGGCCTAGTCTGCTCGCC contains:
- a CDS encoding N-acetylmuramoyl-L-alanine amidase; translation: MIATLGLFAVLLGSTVPREVTVSGTRGDTRVPVSLDASGAPVLSAARLLTALSGTVRIDSGWAEVTVAHQPFRFLVGAPLFVFSSQLRPLAGPASLSRDSLFLPFQFVAEILPYYLGERYRYDGRTGRLRDLGAPAPAAPARTAVARMSNGLHPGHVVTIDPGHGGVDPGNPGVFFPRGTREKDVTLQVGLLLREELRRRGIGVIMTRTTDTLIALGDRGGYCSEACDVFVSLHVNSLARRPGYTDVRGYETFFLAEAKTEDAARVAKMENDAVRFEADPSEIGTVGGLDFILKDLQQNEHLRESARMAELVQRGLGTVHTGESRGVKQAGFMVLTTARRPAILVEMGYSTNPQDGRFLTARSSQKALASAVADAIVEYLHEYERKTETSADSGTRR
- a CDS encoding dihydroorotate dehydrogenase, yielding MTVAAGDLSRTLLGRRFQNPIILAAGTAGFGRELDGVLDLDRLGGLVTKAVSLEPRHGNPPPRVAEFRGGMLNSVGLANPGLERVRSEHLPWLASRLSRAQVLVNVVGFTVEEYAAVVSGLDGAPGLSGFELNLSCPNTSAGGIEFGADPQCVRRIVALCRTRTELPLVAKLSPVLPDIPAMALVARDAGADAVSVVNTIPGLLLAGDGARRLGNGYGGVSGPVLLPVGLLAVARVVERTDGMPVIGVGGVRSAADVRQYLGVGASLVGLGTAALADPRLPERILAELERHDG
- the pyrF gene encoding orotidine-5'-phosphate decarboxylase, which translates into the protein MMAEVIIALDLPSGAEALRLLDRVPEARWVKVGSILMTREGPDLVRTLVRRGLSVFLDLKWHDIPNTVSEAVGAARELGVALATVHTLGGARMMAAAVASAGADLKLIGVTVLTSHDATSYARAIGRPEMDLLAEVERQSVEALEAGLAGLVCSPREVAAVRHRLGPQALIVVPGIRRGSDPEGDQIRVATAADAVAAGATHLVIGRPILQAGDAGAAFRGFVEEAQCVGS